One segment of Hippopotamus amphibius kiboko isolate mHipAmp2 chromosome 2, mHipAmp2.hap2, whole genome shotgun sequence DNA contains the following:
- the RLN1 gene encoding prorelaxin H1 isoform X1 yields MPRLFLSHLLGVWLLLSQLPREISGQRTNDFIKACGRELVRLWVEICGSVSWGRTALSLEEPRLGSGPPAEIMPSSITKDAETLKMMLEFIPNLPQELKAILSERQPSLRELQQSALKDSNLNFEEFKKIILNRQNEAEDKSLSELRNLGLDKHSRKKRLFHMTLSEKCCQVGCIRKDIARLC; encoded by the exons ATGCCACGCCTGTTCTTGTCCCACCTGCTAGGGGTCTGGCTGCTACTGAGCCAACTTCCCAGAGAGATTTCAGGCCAGAGGACGAACGACTTTATTAAAGCATGTGGCCGAGAATTAGTCCGCCTCTGGGTCGAGATCTGTGGCTCGGTCTCCTGGGGGAGAACGGCTCTGAGCCTGGAGGAGCCTCGGCTGGGATCTGGACCGCCAGCAG aaatcatgCCATCCTCCATCACCAAAGATGCAGAAACCTTAAAGATGATGTTGGAATTTATTCCTAATTTGCCACAGGAGCTGAAGGCAATACTGTCTGAGAGGCAGCCATCACTGAGAGAGCTACAGCAATCTGCTTTAAAGGATTCAAACCTTAACTttgaagaatttaagaaaattattcttaATAGACAAAATGAAGCAGAAGACAAAAGTCTTTCAGAATTAAGAAACTTAGGCTTAGATAAACATTCCCGAAAAAAGAGACTGTTCCATATGACACTGAGTGAGAAATGTTGTCAAGTAGGTTGTATCAGAAAAGATATTGCTAGATTATGCTGA
- the RLN1 gene encoding prorelaxin H1 isoform X2, whose translation MPSSITKDAETLKMMLEFIPNLPQELKAILSERQPSLRELQQSALKDSNLNFEEFKKIILNRQNEAEDKSLSELRNLGLDKHSRKKRLFHMTLSEKCCQVGCIRKDIARLC comes from the coding sequence atgCCATCCTCCATCACCAAAGATGCAGAAACCTTAAAGATGATGTTGGAATTTATTCCTAATTTGCCACAGGAGCTGAAGGCAATACTGTCTGAGAGGCAGCCATCACTGAGAGAGCTACAGCAATCTGCTTTAAAGGATTCAAACCTTAACTttgaagaatttaagaaaattattcttaATAGACAAAATGAAGCAGAAGACAAAAGTCTTTCAGAATTAAGAAACTTAGGCTTAGATAAACATTCCCGAAAAAAGAGACTGTTCCATATGACACTGAGTGAGAAATGTTGTCAAGTAGGTTGTATCAGAAAAGATATTGCTAGATTATGCTGA